The segment NNNNNNNNNNNNNNNNNNNNNNNNNNNNNNNNNNNNNNNNNNNNNNNNNNNNNNNNNNNNNNNNNNNNNNNNNNNNNNNNNNNNNNNNNNNNNNNNNNNNNNNNNNNNNNNNNNNNNNNNNNNNNNNNNNNNNNNNNNNNNNNNNNNNNNNNNNNNNNNNNNNNNNNNNNNNNNNNNNNNNNNNNNNNNNNNNNNNNNNNNNNNNNNNNNNNNNNNNNNNNNNNNNNNNNNNNNNNNNNNNNNNNNNNNNNNNNNNNNNNNNNNNNNNNNNNNNNNNNNNNNNNNNNNNNNNNNNNNNNNNNNNNNNNNNNNNNNNNNNNNNNNNNNNNNNNNNNNNNNNNNNNNNNNNNNNNNNNNNNNNNNNNNNNNNNNNNNNNNNNNNNNNNNNNNNNNNNNNNNNNNNNNNNNNNNNNNNNNNNNNNNNNNNNNNNNNNNNNNNNNNNNNNNNNNNNNNNNNNNNNNNNNNNNNNNNNNNNNNNNNNNNNNNNNNNNNNNNNNNNNNNNNNNNNNNNNNNNNNNNNNNNNNNNNNNNNNNNNNNNNNNNNNNNNNNNNNNNNNNNNNNNNNNNNNNNNNNNNNNNNNNNNNNNNNNNNNNNNNNNNNNNNNNNNNNNNNNNNNNNNNNNNNNNNNNNNNNNNNNNNNNNNNNNNNNNNNNNNNNNNNNNNNNNNNNNNNNNNNNNNNNNNNNNNNNNNNNNNNNNNNNNNNNNNNNNNNNNNNNNNNNNNNNNNNNNNNNNNNNNNNNNNNNNNNNNNNNNNNNNNNNNNNNNNNNNNNNNNNNNNNNNNNNNNNNNNNNNNNNNNNNNNNNNNNNNNNNNNNNNNNNNNNNNNNNNNNNNNNNNNNNNNNNNNNNNNNNNNNNNNNNNNNNNNNNNNNNNNNNNNNNNNNNNNNNNNNNNNNNNNNNNNNNNNNNNNNNNNNNNNNNNNNNNNNNNNNNNNNNNNNNNNNNNNNNNNNNNNNNNNNNNNNNNNNNNNNNNNNNNNNNNNNNNNNNNNNNNNNNNNNNNNNNNNNNNNNNNNNNNNNNNNNNNNNNNNNNNNNNNNNNNNNNNNNNNNNNNNNNNNNNNNNNNNNNNNNNNNNNNNNNNNNNNNNNNNNNNNNNNNNNNNNNNNNNNNNNNNNNNNNNNNNNNNNNNNNNNNNNNNNNNNNNNNNNNNNNNNNNNNNNNNNNNNNNNNNNNNNNNNNNNNNNNNNNNNNNNNNNNNNNNGGAAAGTTGATTTACTTGGCCTCTTACTTCCCGCGGTGAACTTTTAACTAATCCTATGTAGAGTGGAAATTTAGCATTTTCCTGGCTAAGGGGCAGAGGGGGGAATCCGCAAAATTGGGTAgctcatattattatattttaaacgCTAACTTTTTCTCTGCAAGGATTTTCCCACCGCCACCCCCTGTGGTTGTTTCATCGTATGGCGGAGGCGCTGCGATGATGCGATGATCCGATGATCCGATGATGGGTGATGCGAAGACGCGGGTATGCGGAAGATTGCCCCTTTAACCCATCCCGCGTATGCGTGAATTCGCGTGCGTAGGATCTTCGCCTGTTATGTACGCGATCGCGCAGGGCgccccaaaaaaggaaaaaacaaaaatatatatataaacatatttatgtgttaacatatttttgtgcacatatttatgtacacatatttacACGCGTACGTGCGAACCCCCGCGAAGGTGCGCATTTGCCCGACCGGCCTTTTGTTGCGTGCTAGCGCGGGGAAACGGCAACTGCGGTAAAGCAGCATTTGCGCCATCGCGCATGGTCGAACTTCCAACAAGGGAGacgtttggaaaaaaaaaaaaggctcccTCCGTTTAAGGTTTACTGAAAAGGGGGCGTCAGAGTGGACAGCTAACCTCACGTGTATACAGGAGGCTCACGCGTGAGAGATAGACCCATCTGCCAAGTACCACTAAGGCCCATCAACAAATGGAGAACGAAGAAGAGTTGAGCATCGAGGAGACAAACAAACTAAGGGAGAAGCTGGGGTTGAAGAAGCTAGACGTGGAGGATAAGCAagacaagaagaagaaaaggggtGTGTCGAAAAATGAGCAGGACAACGAACCGAAGGGACGAGCTAAACGGGGAGGCGCCAAGAATGggaaaagtgggaagaaggaCGAAGGTGAGGAAGATAACCAAGAAGGGGGTGATGccgaagaaggggaagacaaAAACAGACGCGGCAAAACGAAAGAACCCCCTAAGGGAAGCAACAAATCGACGAAAACTATCAGCGAGGAGTTTAATGATGACATAGACGATGTGGAGAAGTGGGTAAACAAAACGAGAAACACCATCGATAAGAAGCTGGCCGATGATGAAGGCATCAAGTACAGTGACGATGACgaggagaaaggaaaaaaaaaaaaaaaaaaaataacgttaATAATCGCAGCGTGGCTAGTGGCCATGCCACGGtggaacacaaaaatgaagaactaACAGATGACATGATTTTGACATTGAAAGATCAACACGTCTTAAATAATGACGAAGAAAAAGACTGCCTAATAAAtgaggaattaaaaaaaaaaaatgtgaaaagtttactagcaaaaaatgatgacagtttttggaaaaaaaattattatgaccCCCTCTCGTATTATGACGATACGAATAAGCTCAATGCAGAGGATGGCTCAGCTGTGCATATGATTTCGAAATATGACGAGACGAAGCACTCCATCGATGTGACTATAAAGTATgatgaggagggggggggaggtaaTGATGAccatgatgatgatgacgatgatgatacTGCTCATCATTctggaagggggggaacgAAGAGGAAGGCGAGGGGAGCAAAGACCGCCAAAAGTAGGAATAATCGACCCGAGGGtgaggaaaagggggaaggccACATGCACCATACACAGAAAACGCTGCCAATGCGGCAAACGACTAGCCCAGATGGAGGAGCCTTCAAAgtgaagaagagaaaaataaaaaatatcaacaggcggaagaaggaggaggacgcGTGGGCCTTTCTGTATGATGAACCAGAGGGGCAGGATgaagagggggaggagcaggaAGGAAGGCAAGGAAAGGAGAGCGTCACAGGGAGGAATACAGCTGAGGGAAAAACTCGAGGGAACGAACAGAACAACGAAAACACGAACGTTATAGAGGatgttcttaaaaaaataagagacgAACAAAGGAGCATGGACTTTAACAACTATTTCGATTACGACCTGGGCGAAAACGAAGAGGACAAGGAGCTGTACGAACTCCTGCAACAGGGGAATAGCctgaaaaggagaaaaaaggaaatggaTTACCAAAAGGAGCtcttaaaatatatagttATAGATGAGGACGTGAAGAGGAACGAGGAGATCAGCGGCGATGTTATTAAATTGTCTGACGCGTCCGAGTTCTGCAGAAGCATAACTCTCCCGATGGAGATACAGGAAAGTGAGAACATGGCGAAGCTGCAGAAAGGCGGGGGGGGCCTTCTCGACGCAGATGCAAGTGCATCCCTCGGAGATGGCCGCTTATCCAATTTGTTGGATCCTCTCAGCGTGAATGCAAACGACGACATGTTAAGATCAACAGATGGACTGAAGGGAAAGGGGAAGACCACCAAGGGTGGCCAAGCGAA is part of the Plasmodium cynomolgi strain B DNA, chromosome 8, whole genome shotgun sequence genome and harbors:
- a CDS encoding SART-1 family protein (putative) produces the protein MENEEELSIEETNKLREKLGLKKLDVEDKQDKKKKRGVSKNEQDNEPKGRAKRGGAKNGKSGKKDEGEEDNQEGGDAEEGEDKNRRGKTKEPPKGSNKSTKTISEEFNDDIDDVEKWVNKTRNTIDKKLADDEGINVASGHATVEHKNEELTDDMILTLKDQHVLNNDEEKDCLINEELKKKNVKSLLAKNDDSFWKKNYYDPLSYYDDTNKLNAEDGSAVHMISKYDETKHSIDVTIKYDEEGGGGNDDHDDDDDDDTAHHSGRGGTKRKARGAKTAKSRNNRPEGEEKGEGHMHHTQKTLPMRQTTSPDGGAFKVKKRKIKNINRRKKEEDAWAFLYDEPEGQDEEGEEQEGRQGKESVTGRNTAEGKTRGNEQNNENTNVIEDVLKKIRDEQRSMDFNNYFDYDLGENEEDKELYELLQQGNSLKRRKKEMDYQKELLKYIVIDEDVKRNEEISGDVIKLSDASEFCRSITLPMEIQESENMAKLQKGGGGLLDADASASLGDGRLSNLLDPLSVNANDDMLRSTDGLKGKGKTTKGGQANGGDNNNDNGEDDNDMNLSDHAFSQDGVSEIFNEIKLDEGLYGALEYLKTKGELNMEEKIYRNPENRPLHMSTSKHDIKLDYKNDSGKVMTPKETFRYISWIFHGKKQGKNKMEKKMRRMEIERRFKEDPMGSLPTLNVLKKVQQVQKKSYFTLSSNN